In Hymenobacter volaticus, the genomic window GTCTACGCAGGCCGATTTTCCGCTGTTAGTGAAGTTTCACTCGGAGCGGCGGCGCAACACCCGCGTGTACGTGGTAGGCGGAATTAAGCCAAGCGTAAACGTGGGCAACCGCCGCAAGGACCCCGACCGAAACAACATCAGCGCCGACAATACTGATGTAGCCATTGAGTATGGTGTAGGACTGGACTTGTTCTACCCGTTCTTCAAGTTCGCACCGGAACTGCGTTTTTCGCATGGTCTCAAAAACATGTATTTGCCTGAAAACAACATTTACAGCAACAGCTTGCAAAGACTACGCAGCAACACCGTAACGCTGTATCTGACATTCGAGTAAAGGGGAATAATTGAATGGCTGGCTAGGTAACTGTTGAATGATTTTGTGTCAGTTCAACGGTTAGCTAGCCAGCCATTTAGTAATCAGATAATCAACAAGAGCAATCATGCAAACTGCATTTATTACGGGTGCGTCATCGGGAATAGGCCGAGCTACGGCGGTGGCGTTGAGCAAGGCTGGCTTTCAACTAGTGGTGACGGGAAGACGACGGGAGCGACTAGAAGAACTTGCCCAAGAACTGGCGCCCGTACCGGTACACATTCTCACGTTTGATGTGCGCGACAAAGCTGCGGTAGAAGCTGCGGTGGCAGGTCTGCCAGCTGAATTTGCTGAGGTTGATGTGCTCGTCAACAATGCCGGTAACGCGCACGGATTGGCTCCTATCCAAGACGGTGACCCCACGGATTGGGACGCCATGCTCGATGGAAACGTGAAGGGGCTGCTCTATGTGAGCCGGGCTTTGTTACCTACCATGACGCGCCGCAAAAAGGGCCATATCATTAACATTGGCTCTATTGCCGGGCACGAAACGTACGCGAATGGCAATGTATACTGCGCCTCCAAAGCGGCCGTAGCAGCCCTTTCGAAGGGTATGCGCCTAGACTTGTTGCCCCATCACATCCGAGTAGCCGAAGTGAACCCCGGCGCTGTGGAAACCGAGTTTTCGCAGGTGCGCTTCAAAGGTGATACTGACCGAGCGGCCGGCGTATATAAGGGGTTCGAGCCCTTACGCGCCGAGGACATTGCCGACATCATTCAGTTCATGGTGACTCGTCCAGCCCACGTTAATATTGCGGAAGTATTGATTTTGCCTGCTGCCCAAGCCGCCGCTACCGTGATCCGCAAAGACTAAACGGATAATTAAGTTTACACAAAAAAAGCCCTGCTCAACAGGGCTTTTTTTGTGATTGTCAACACTGTAAGTATAGTGGTAGATAAGAGAGCTTCAGCTAGTACCAGCTTGCGCATGCAGTCTCTGAAGCACGTTGGCGTCTAGTGTGTGCTTGCCCGCAAAGCGTACGACCTCTGGCTCGACTCCTAAACCCCGCAGAAACTCGCGCTGCTGTTCGAGGTCAGCGGATTTAATAAACTCGTCATCATCGCCGCAAACGAGGGTGACGGGTAGGTTGCGCATTAGCTGCGTGGCAACCGTGAAATCCATGTCGGGTGGGAAGGCCCCCGCCCACAGAACCAGCCGAGCCGGTCGGAAACGGGCGCGAGCCAACCAGCGGCTTACGGTTGCCGCCCCTTGCGAGAAGCCGAGCACCGTAACGCGCACTTCCGGCAGTACGTGAGCCAAAATCGTACTGGCTAACTGGTTGAGGTAGCCAACATAATCTTCGATTTCAAAAAGCCGGTCTTCACGCGTCATCCAGGTAGCGCCAATGCGTCCCCGACCATTGCTAGGACCTTGCAAGTAAAAGCGCGACAAGCCTTCGGGGGCCACCACTACCAGGGTAGGGTCGGCGGTGGAAATAGCTGCAAAGTGCCGAATGAAATACGCAGCTAACTGCCCGTAGCCATGACACACAAACCACACCTGCCGGGTATCAGCCGACAACTCGCCTAATTGGAAGTAGCGTGCCGTACGAGTAACAGGCAGGTGATGCTCCTGAGCGGACATGTGCAAGTAGCTGAAAGAGTAAGCTTTCCGAATAGCAGTGTTAGCGAAGAAGCCAACACAACTCATAACCAGGTACGTGGGCGCACCTGTTTGGTCACCGGAACTAGTAGTTACTACCTCTTTCGCTACACTTCGGGCACTCGTTGCTTAGGTAAGTCGTCGGCGGTAAAGCCAAACGGAAGTAAGTCGCTGAGGCGGCGGAAGCGGTAGATGCTGCCGTCGCGGCCTGGCAGCAGCAGGGGTATGGGCTGCTGCTGGCGGTGTTCGTACTCAGCCATTACTTGGCGGCAGGCACCACAGCTAGTCACAGCTACAAAATCGCCGGAGGCGGGGCGGGCAGCTACGGCCATGCCCACAATGCGGCGCTCGGGTTGGGTGGCTGCTAAGCCGAACAGGGCAGTGCGCTCAGCACAAAGGCCGGATGGGAAGGCAGCGTTTTCCTGGTTGGTGCCGCGAAAGATAGTGCCATCGTCGAGCAGTAGTGCGGTGCCCACGTGAAAGTGGGAGTAGGGAGCATAGGCGTGGTCGGTGGCGGCGCGTGCAGCTTGCCAGGTGGCAGCTTCAGCAGGGGTAAGGTCAGCTTCAGTAAGAACCTCGACGTCGATAGTGAGGCGGAGCGGTTGGGCCATTGCGTAGGCGGAAAATAAGACAGGTTCCGGTACGGTGGCCGGCCCCGATTGGGTAAGGGGCGGTCAATGTACTACAATTATCGAATAGTGCACATAAGGCAGCAGGTGGCATACAGTACCGGATTCCTACTATTTCATGGGAAATGACGGGGAATTTGCTTCACGACAGGCAGGGCTTGTATAACGTAGAGCCTTTACACGTAGAAGCCTCTCCAACTTGCGTATGGTGCCTGCGTGTTGCAATGCAGTATACTGTGGCATTGATAGAGGAAGTTTCGTTAGAATTGGCTTCTCATGCAGAGTCTAATGCGCCCGAGCTTCTTTTCTGCCGCTATAGCCTGGTCGCAATAGGTTCGCTGTTTCTTGTTCCTTGCTAATGTATTTTCATGACTCGTCTTCTCCTGCTAGGAGCCGGCCGTTCGGCTACCTCACTTATTCAGTATCTGTTGCGCCACGCAACCACAGAAAACTGGTTTCTCACCGTCGCCGACGTCAACCCGGCGCACTTAGTGCCCGTGCTGGCGGCGCATACTGAACATGCCCACGCAGTGTCGTTTGACATACAAAACAGCGTGCACCTCGAGGAATTGGTAGCACAGGCAGATGTTGTGGTTTCTATGCTACCAGCGCAGTTTCATGCCCCCGTGGCGCGGGTCTGCGTGCAACACCGGCGGCACTTGGTTACGGCTAGCTACGTGAGCCCGGAAATAAAGGCACTGGAGGAAGAGGCGCAGGCGGCGGGTGTTACTGTCCTGATGGAATGTGGCCTAGACCCCGGCTTGGACCATATGTCGGCTATGACCGTAATTGAGCGAATACGGTCGCAGGGCGGCCATATCACGTCGTTTCACTCGTATTGCGGCGGGTTGCTGGCTCCCGATTCGGAGGGCGACAATCCGTGGAAGTACAAGTTCACTTGGAACCCCCGCAATGTGGTGATGGCGGGCCAGGGAACAGCCAAATACCTTGAAAACGGGCATTCACGCTTTATTCCGTACCAACGCCTGTTCGCACATCCTACTCCCGTAGAAGTGCCAGGGTATGGCACTTTCGAGGGCTACGCTAACCGAGATTCACTGAGTTATCGGGCGCCTTACGGTTTGCAAGACATACCCACTATTCTAAGAGGCACCCTGCGCCGCTCTGGCTACTGCGCCGCTTGGGATGCCTTGGTGCGCCTCGGGCTAACCGACGACTCGGGAAGCTTGGGCAATCCGTCCGACATGACGTGGCGCGAGCTGATAGAGGCGTATCTGCCGGTTGCCCTGCCCCGGGCTACCACCGAAACCGAGCTAGCTATGCGGTTTGCCGACTACCTTGGTTTGCACTTCACTGGCCCCGAGATGCAGCGGCTCCAATGGTTGGGCCTGTTCTCGGACCAAGCTGTGAACCACGCCGATGCTACCCCAGCTCAGTTGCTGGAGCGCCTTCTAACCAAGAAGTGGCAGCTTGCGCCTAATGACCACGACATGATTGTGATGCAGCACCTGTTCAATTACGAGCTAGGTGGCAAGCGGCACCACCTTACGGCCTCTTTAGTTGTGCTCGGCGACGATGCTACGCACACGGCCATGGCCAAAACCGTCGGGCTGCCCGTGGGTATGGCCGTCCGCCGCCTTGTGCGAGGTGAGATAACCCAGCGCGGGGTCATCATTCCCACCCATGCGAGCCTGTACGAGCCCATCCTGACCGAATTAGCCACCGATTATGATATTCGTTTCGTGGAGGAAGAAGCGGCTTTGTAGCGGCACGTAGTTTACTGCAAGTATTCCTCACACAAAAAGGAAATTGGTTAGAGCGGCGTTCCAGGTATGAAAGCGTATTTGCGGCTGCGTTGGCGGGTGATGAGTCGGCAGGTAGCTGAGCTTGGCTGGTGGCGGATTTTGCTGCTAGGTTCTCTGCTGCTCGTTGCGGTTGGCAGGGGCTAGTACTTCTTTCCAGTACCCAAACGGCGCAGTGGGTGGTGCCGCCGCTGGTGCTGTTCCTGCTAGGCAGCCAGCACCGCCGCCGTACTGACCTCGACTTTTTGCACCTGACCGCGCCTCGTTTTCGGCCGTGGGTAGCCACCGAATACGCACTATGGGGCTTGCCCGCGGCGCTGGTGTTGGTTGGTTTTGGACGAGTGGGCGCGGGGTTGTTGACAGTAACTTTAGCTCCGCTGGCAGCCTGGCTGTCGGCGGCGCGTGCCCGCACAACCCAGCACCAGAAGCGCAGTGCATTTCGCAGTGAGGCGTTTGAGTGGGTAAGTGGTTTCCGGCAAGCTGGCACCTGGCTGGGGTGGCTGGCGCTGGTAGCAGCTGCCGGTTGGTGGCGGCAATACGGGCTGGCTCCCGCTTTAACGCTGGGGGTTTGGGTGCTGTACATTTCCTCGTTTTATGCCACCCCGAGCCGTGGACCATGTTGTTGCCTGCGCTGCGCCAGCCGGGGGCGTGGCTGCGGCGTCGCGTCGCGTTGGGGCTGCTGTATTATGTAGCAACTGCCGCGCCATTTGCTTTACTAATGGGGATGAGCCGAGCCGGTTGGGCCGGAGCCGGAGCACTGCTGATTTGGGGCGCAGCGGTGCTGGCGATGATGGTGCTGGCCCGGTACGCTTTTTACCCGCACGCCCTGCTGGTGCGCCTCACCCAGGGGGCAGTACTAGTGACTTGCCTGCTATTCGGCCATCCCATTTATCCGGCGCTGCTACTGGTAGCGTTTTTCGGGCTGGTCTGGAAAAGCCGGCAGCAACTCTCCACCTTTCGCCATGATTGAGATACGCCAGCTACATAAACGGTTCGGAAAGCACGAGGTGCTGCGCGACGTCAGCCTGAACTTGCTGCCAGGCACGCTGCACGGACTAGTAGGAGCAAACGGGGCTGGCAAAACTACCTTGCTCCACTGTCTCTACGGCCTGCACGCCGACTACCAGGGCACCGTGCGGGAAATTACAGGTTTGCCTGTTCGGCCTAACACGGGTCTGTTGCCCTACGAGCCTTATTTCTACCCGCGTCTCACGGGCCGCGAGTACCTGGAGTTTACCCTGCAAGCCCGCGGCCGCTCGGTGGTAGATTTCGAGCCGTGGAACCAACTGTTGGAATTACCCCTCGACCAGTACGCCGAAGAGTATTCAGCGGGCATGAAGAAAAAGCTGGCCTTGCTGGCGCTGTTGGTGCAGCCGTTCCGCTACCTGATACTCGACGAACCATTCAATGGCCTCGACTTGAACACCAACCTGCTGCTGATGGAAATCCTGCGCCGGTTGCGGCAGCAGGGTACCGGCATTCTGCTTACCTCGCACCTGCTTGGCTCGCTCACCGAACTCTGCGACGAACTCACTGTGCTGGCCGACAACACCGTGCGCCGTCGCTACACTGCCGCTGAGTTCGGCCAGGTACAGCACGATTTGCTCGATGGATTCTACCAGGAGAAGCTAGCCCAGGTGCGGCAACTGCTGCCGGATAAATAAAGCACAGCTGTTTTCAGCTTGACACGCACAGGCTGTAGGATTTAGTGCGAAGCGTACACCTTGCGCATCCGCAACCGTCCGGTATTGGCTGCCGCAACCCTATTCGTGCTATTCTTTCACAAAGCCAAGTAAAACGGCCCAAGCAACTCTTTGAATGCTGCGGAATATTCTTCGCCTTCCGTCACCACTAGTTCTTGCTGCAACACAGGCCGGGCTTGCGTGCCGAAGGTGGTGATGTGGCGGAGCGGTTTGCTGCCCGCCCGATGTTGAAGCACAAGGCGAGAAAGGGGAAACAAAGCCGCCCGCGAGGCTTCCAGCTCGAAATGCTGCATTTCGGGGGAGGGAGCAGCACCGTGAGTCGTCCTTCGGGTGCCAAGAAATGCATGGCGAAGTGGGCTAGTTCTGCAAAGGTCAGGGTATCGGGGGCGGTATGGCGGGCGGTGGCGCGGCGGGCGTCGGGTGGGCGTAGGGAATGCCGGAAGAAGGGCGGATTGCAGAGGATATGGTCGAAGGGGGAGGGCATTGTGGCAGCAAACTCGGCCAGGGCCTGCGCGTGCAGCGTGAGTTGATGAGCCCAGGGGCTTTCGGTGAAGTTGGTTTGTGCTTGAGTGGCGGCAGCTTCATCTAGTTCTACAGCTTCAATTTGGGCAATAGGATTGCGTTGCGCGGCCATCAGCGCCAATAGGCCGGTGCCAGTACCAATATCCAAAATGCGGCGGGCCCCCGCTACATCGGCAACTGCACCGAGTACGCACGCATCCGTACTGACTTTCATGGCGCAGTGTGCCTGCTCTATTCGGAATTGCTTGAACTGAAAATAGGTGTTAGCCACGCGGCAGCAAAGAAAGGATAGAAACTCAAAGGTCTTGCTTTCAAAGTAAAGCCGACTAGCAGCTTGCTTGGAGAAGAGTTTCCGGGGTTGCACGTCCTTAATTCTATACTAGCAAGAGCTTGGCCATCAAGCGGAAACCACCTGTGCGACCTGAAGCCTACCGAGCGAAATAGTTTTCGCCGGATGTTGGGGAAAAGCAAGCCTAGCGAAACGGGTTTCGGAAGTACCTGCCTCTATTGGCTGGAAATGGCCTTTGGCACGCTGGCACTGGGTTTGAAAAAAGGAGAGAAGCACTTCTTTTTCAACTTAACCAGCTGTCTGTCATGCACAACATCGATAGAACCTTACAGGAAATGGAATCTGGCCCGCTGGCCGCCGAGTACGAGGATGAGTACGAGTACGGTTCCCAGGGCGAGTACAACCAAGAGCAAGAATTCAACGGTGAATTCGAGCAGGAGTACAGCAACGAGTACGAAGCCAGCCAGCAAGAAAACCAAGAGCTGGAATTGGCTTACCAGCTGCTCGAAGTAAGCAACGAGCAGGAACTAAACATGTTCTTGGGCGACCTGATGAGCAAGGCGGCGGGTGCCGTTAAAAGCGCCGCTTCGAGTTTTGTGGCTTCGCCGGTAGGACAGTCGGTGGGGCAGTATCTGGTGAACGTGGGTCAAAACACACTGCCTCAGTTGGGGGCACAATATGGCGGCCAGGCGGGGGGCGCACTCGGTAGCCGGGCAGGCACCGCGCTGGGCGGCAGGCTAGGCCCGTTGGGTGCTCGTGCGGGTGGCTGGGTTGGCAATCAGGTCGGTAAAGCCGCGGGTAGTGCGGTAGGCGGCTGGGCGGGCACCAAGGCTGGCAATTTCCTCGCCAGCAATGCCAAACGAGTTTTTAACCTAGAGTTCGAAGGGCTCAACTTGGAAAGCCAAGAACTGGAAATATCTCGCGCCTATGTGCGCTTCGCTTCCGATGTAGCTCGCCGCGCCGCGCGCCTAGCCCGTCAGAACCCGCGGCTCACACCGTCGCAGCTGGGGCAACGGGTGCTGGGCGTATCGGTGCCGCAACTCGCGCCGGGACTTCTCCAGGGCATTAAGGCAGAGAATGGGAGTGCCAACGGAACTGCGCAGCCGACGCGTGGCACCTGGGTGCGCCGTGGCCGGACCATTATCATTCTCAATGCCTGAGCGGGGCCAAGTTGTAGCTGCTACCACGAGCGTGGCTGGCAGTAGAGGCGAAGGTCTCACTCCTGATTCCATCCTGAAAAATTATTCACACAGTTCAATAACACCTCACTTCTTACCCTTTTCGTCATGTACCAGAACGAATTTGCACACGAGTTCGAGCAAGCCCTTGGCCATGAGCAAGAATACGGCAGCTCGCAAGAAACTTTCGAGTTCAACCCCGAATACCTGGGCGAGCTGAACGGCGAATCCTACGAAATGAACGGGGAGTCGTATGAGATGAACGGCGAGGCCTACGAGCTGAACGGTGAGCTCAATGAAACCCAGGAAATGGAGATGGCCCACGAACTGCTCGAAGTTACCAACGAGCAAGAACTGAACATGTTCCTAGGCAAGCTTGTCAGAAGTGCTGGCCGCGCCGTGCGCAGCTTTGCCAACTCCTCGATTGGCAAGGGCATTGGTAGCGCCCTGAAGTCGGTGGCCAAAACGGCGCTGCCACTGGCGGGCAAAGCGCTCGGCTCGTTTGTGGGCGGCCCCATCGGGGTATGATTGGGGGCAAGCTCGGTTCGGCGGCCAGCAACTTGTTTGAGTTGGAGTTGGAAGGGTTGAGTCCCGAAGACCAGGAGTTTGAAACCGCCCGCGCCTTTGTGCGCTTTGCCAACTCGGCGGCCCGTCGGGGAGCAAGCATCCAGCGCCAGCGCCCCGGCATACAGCCTCGCGTTGCCGTGCGCACCGCTCTTGGCCAAGCCGCTCGGCAGCACGCCCCCGGCTTGTTGCGCACCCCAGGGAGCGCGCAGACCCGCGACGCGCGAGGCCGGTTTTCGCGGGGTCAGGCACCAAGCAGACGCCCTGGCGGTCCTCGCCGTGGTGCGCGTATCCCGTACGGTGGGCCAGGCATTGGGCCTAACTTCAGCAGCTACAACTTTGGCGGGAGCAATCTAAGCCAGGGCGACTATGACGCTAGTGACGGCGCCGATTATGGCGCCGACGAGGGGCAAGGCGCGCAGCGCCCTACGCAGGGCACGTGGCAGCGTCAGGGCCGCACGCTGATTATTCAGCTCTAACCCATGCGCCGCGCCGCCGATACCCAGTATTTGGCCAACGAGGCGCTCGGCTTGTTCAGTCGCCTGCAAACGGTGCGCTCGTTTGCGCTCGGCATGCCCATGGTGCTGGCCGCATCCGTGTCGGCGCCAGCGCAGGCCGCTATCAATGCCCACTTGGCCCGCGTGGCTTTCGACCTGCGCCGCCGCCTACGCGACTTTGTGCGCTGGGTACGAAGTCCCGAAAGCCAAGCCCTCAGCACCGAGCAAGCGCAAGCTCGCTTTGTGCTCCTGAAATTGCGCTTCAACAACCTGCTCGACCAAGTTGATATTTTCGCGGATGTGTTCAGCCAGCGCGGCGAGCATGGAACGGGCGTGTTCATGGCGGGCCTCGATGCCTTAGCTGAAGACGCGCTGAACTTGCCCGGCAATTATTACGACCCGCCGCCCCTCATCTGTTTTGTGGAGCGGGGCCACGGGGCGGCTATCCGCCGGGCGCGCACGCGCCTGCCGGGCGGCGACGACAACCCAGTCGGCGTGATTCAGATTCCGCGGGAGCGGATGGTGGGTAGCGGCATTGCGTCTTCCCTTATTCATGAGGTAGGGCACCAGGGCTCCGAGCTACTCGGCCTTACCAAGAGCATTCGGGAGGAAATAGATGCCCTAGTGGCACGGGGCTGCCCTCGGCAGGTAGGCTGGCAATTGCTTAGCCGCTGGCTCAACGAGATTCTGTCGGATTTCTGGGCCTTGGGGCACTTAGGTATCTCGGCTACGTATGGGCTGATGAGCGTGGTCAGTTTGCCGAGCTACTTCGTGTTCCGCATCGGTACCGACGGGCCACACCCGTTCCCCTGGATTCGAGTGCAAATCAGCCTGGCTTTGGGCGCTGCCTTGTTCCCGCACCCGCAGTGGGCGGCGCTAGCCGGGCAGTGGCAGGCGCTGTATCCCACCAAAGGGCTGGCGGCCGACAAGCAGCAGCTACTTAAGCTGCTACTCGGGTTGCTGCCCGAATTTGCCAAGCTGGTCTGCAACCACCGCTCCCCAACCCTAAAAGAGCGGCGCCTAGCCGACTTGTTTCCCATAGCGGAGCGGCAGCCGGCGCAATTGCAGGCCCTCTATCGGCAGTGGCAGGCCAACCCCCAATTGCGCGAGCAGACAACTCCTTCCCTGGCATTCGCCGTGGTGGGTCAAGCCAAAGCCGACGGCCAACTCACGGCTCCGGAAGAATACGCGGTGCTTACCGCCTTGCTCACCCGCTGGGCGCTCAACCGAGTTCGGAGCTATGGGCTGCCAGCGGCGGCGCTAGCCCGGCCGCTGCTCTCCGCCAACGGCACTTCTTTCAAACCTTTAACCCTCTCTACTCATGAACCTCAATAATATTTTGCAACGCGAACTGAGTGTTGACAGCACGCAGGTTTCGTTGGGCGACGATTCGACTCTAACCCTGGAGCTAAGCGTGGAAGGCACCGATAAGCCGTTGGAAGGCTGGTTGAAAGACTTCAGTGCCATCATGCTCGAGTTCGATACCTTGTCATCGAGCAGTGGGAATGCCCTGTTTGAATGGCAATACAGCGTAGAAAATGGTCGCTTAAAGCCCAAAAAAGGCACTCTTCTCGAAGAGGCCATCTTTAGCGACATCAGTTATCCAACGAATGACACGCTCTTAACCGATCGACAAAGTATTGCCCTGACTTGGGATATAACTGGCTGGGACTTGATTGGTACCTACACGGTGCGCGGCTATTTCACTAGGGAGTTGCGGGATAGGCAACCCCATGAGGCGGGCCCTGCCAACGCCGCACCGGTCGTTCAAGAGCTGGATTTCGGGCCGGTGAAGGTGCGGGTAGTCGACGAAGCCAGCATTCGTCCGACCAAGGTAACCATGCAGGAAGCCCGCCGCGAAGAAAGCCCCGACCAGGCCTTGTGGGTACTGATCCGCAACCGGACCGTGAACTTCACGCGCTACCGCTCCTTCATTGATAAGGTGATGTGCTCGCAGGACCAGGATATGCGGGACGTTCGGCTGAATGCCCGGGCGCAGTACCTGCCGTTTTCGCGGGTGGCGTCGTATAGCTTGCTCAAGTATGCCACCGAGGCTTTTTTGATGCAGGAAACCGGTTTGGCCATCGACCGCAACACCTTCGAGCAGGACCCTGCCAACACGACCGGCAACCTCAACAAGAACCGACCGAAGACGCTGCCGGGCCGTCGGGGTTCCGACGCCGGCCGCCTGGCGGGTGCCCGCGTCGATATTAGCACGCTGCGCAACGACTACCTCGACCAACTCGGCAACGACGATGGCAACGCGCAAGTGCTGCCCTACTTCAAGCTGATTCGTGAAAAGCTGTCGGAAGTGCCGCTGAAAACAGACAGTGAGCTCAACGGAACTGCTTGCTACGGTATTCTGAAATCGAGGCTACAGGCGCCGCCGCTGATCGAGCTGATATGGTCGTACTGGCACGAGGAAGGCGGCTTGGTGCAAACGATGAACGCCATCAGCCTGCGTTTCCAGAACGTACGCCGTAGTGGCCCCGGCCCCGATCCACTCGCTAACCTCAATCTGGACCCGTT contains:
- the porT gene encoding type IX secretion/gliding motility protein PorT/SprT, which gives rise to MKSITVNNLPGYDDKWFHPGFYIAPHFSRFKVEQSQAYIQNLNTSRGVSVNALNGPGFSVGFVGDARLGDYFNLRFAPGVSFITRQLEFKSAGYAPNTGDPEELVTQEIASTQADFPLLVKFHSERRRNTRVYVVGGIKPSVNVGNRRKDPDRNNISADNTDVAIEYGVGLDLFYPFFKFAPELRFSHGLKNMYLPENNIYSNSLQRLRSNTVTLYLTFE
- a CDS encoding SDR family NAD(P)-dependent oxidoreductase; this translates as MQTAFITGASSGIGRATAVALSKAGFQLVVTGRRRERLEELAQELAPVPVHILTFDVRDKAAVEAAVAGLPAEFAEVDVLVNNAGNAHGLAPIQDGDPTDWDAMLDGNVKGLLYVSRALLPTMTRRKKGHIINIGSIAGHETYANGNVYCASKAAVAALSKGMRLDLLPHHIRVAEVNPGAVETEFSQVRFKGDTDRAAGVYKGFEPLRAEDIADIIQFMVTRPAHVNIAEVLILPAAQAAATVIRKD
- a CDS encoding alpha/beta hydrolase, yielding MSAQEHHLPVTRTARYFQLGELSADTRQVWFVCHGYGQLAAYFIRHFAAISTADPTLVVVAPEGLSRFYLQGPSNGRGRIGATWMTREDRLFEIEDYVGYLNQLASTILAHVLPEVRVTVLGFSQGAATVSRWLARARFRPARLVLWAGAFPPDMDFTVATQLMRNLPVTLVCGDDDEFIKSADLEQQREFLRGLGVEPEVVRFAGKHTLDANVLQRLHAQAGTS
- the cdd gene encoding cytidine deaminase, with protein sequence MAQPLRLTIDVEVLTEADLTPAEAATWQAARAATDHAYAPYSHFHVGTALLLDDGTIFRGTNQENAAFPSGLCAERTALFGLAATQPERRIVGMAVAARPASGDFVAVTSCGACRQVMAEYEHRQQQPIPLLLPGRDGSIYRFRRLSDLLPFGFTADDLPKQRVPEV
- a CDS encoding saccharopine dehydrogenase C-terminal domain-containing protein, coding for MTRLLLLGAGRSATSLIQYLLRHATTENWFLTVADVNPAHLVPVLAAHTEHAHAVSFDIQNSVHLEELVAQADVVVSMLPAQFHAPVARVCVQHRRHLVTASYVSPEIKALEEEAQAAGVTVLMECGLDPGLDHMSAMTVIERIRSQGGHITSFHSYCGGLLAPDSEGDNPWKYKFTWNPRNVVMAGQGTAKYLENGHSRFIPYQRLFAHPTPVEVPGYGTFEGYANRDSLSYRAPYGLQDIPTILRGTLRRSGYCAAWDALVRLGLTDDSGSLGNPSDMTWRELIEAYLPVALPRATTETELAMRFADYLGLHFTGPEMQRLQWLGLFSDQAVNHADATPAQLLERLLTKKWQLAPNDHDMIVMQHLFNYELGGKRHHLTASLVVLGDDATHTAMAKTVGLPVGMAVRRLVRGEITQRGVIIPTHASLYEPILTELATDYDIRFVEEEAAL
- a CDS encoding ATP-binding cassette domain-containing protein, encoding MIEIRQLHKRFGKHEVLRDVSLNLLPGTLHGLVGANGAGKTTLLHCLYGLHADYQGTVREITGLPVRPNTGLLPYEPYFYPRLTGREYLEFTLQARGRSVVDFEPWNQLLELPLDQYAEEYSAGMKKKLALLALLVQPFRYLILDEPFNGLDLNTNLLLMEILRRLRQQGTGILLTSHLLGSLTELCDELTVLADNTVRRRYTAAEFGQVQHDLLDGFYQEKLAQVRQLLPDK
- a CDS encoding tRNA1(Val) (adenine(37)-N6)-methyltransferase → MANTYFQFKQFRIEQAHCAMKVSTDACVLGAVADVAGARRILDIGTGTGLLALMAAQRNPIAQIEAVELDEAAATQAQTNFTESPWAHQLTLHAQALAEFAATMPSPFDHILCNPPFFRHSLRPPDARRATARHTAPDTLTFAELAHFAMHFLAPEGRLTVLLPPPKCSISSWKPRGRLCFPFLALCFNIGRAANRSATSPPSARKPGLCCSKN